Proteins from a genomic interval of Pseudomonas versuta:
- the prlC gene encoding oligopeptidase A yields the protein MSENNPLLQPYDLPPFSAIRPEHVQPAIEQILADNRAGIKKILADQGQKPTWAGLVLAMDELNDRLGAAWSPVSHLNAVCNSAELREAYEACLPALSAYSTEMGQNRELFQAFEALAHSPQVADFDQAQKTILEHSLRDFRLSGIDLPPAEQKRYAEVQSKLSELGSKFSNQLLDATQAWTKHITDEAALAGLTESAKAQMAAAAQAKGLDGWLISLEFPSYFPVMTYAEDRALREEVYAAYCTRASDQGPNAGKFDNGPVMEEILDLRQELAGLLGFASFAELSLATKMAETPDQVLTFLRDLAKRSKPFAARDLEQLQAYAAEQGCPELKSWDSGFFGEKLREQRYSVSQEALRVYFPIDKVLGGLFAIVQKLYGIEIAEIKGFDTWHPDVRLFEIKENGQHIGRFFFDLYARANKRGGAWMDGARDRRRTAAGTLQNPVANLVCNFTPAVAGKPALLTHDEVTTLFHEFGHGLHHMLTEIEHAGVSGINGVAWDAVELPSQFMENWCWEPEGLALISGHYETGEALPKDLLDKMLAAKNFQSGLMMVRQLEFSLFDFELHATHGDGRSVAQVLDGIRDEVSVMRPPAYNRFPNSFAHIFAGGYAAGYYSYKWAEVLSADAFSRFEEEGVFNPHTGKAFRQAILARGGSLAPMELFKDFRGREPSIDALLRHSGLTEDAAA from the coding sequence GTGAGCGAGAACAACCCTCTTTTGCAGCCCTACGACCTGCCGCCGTTCTCGGCGATCCGTCCTGAGCACGTACAGCCGGCCATCGAGCAGATCCTCGCCGACAACCGCGCCGGCATTAAAAAAATCCTCGCCGACCAGGGGCAGAAGCCTACCTGGGCCGGCCTGGTATTGGCGATGGATGAGTTGAACGACAGGCTGGGCGCCGCCTGGAGCCCGGTCAGCCACCTGAATGCGGTGTGCAACAGTGCCGAGCTGCGCGAAGCCTACGAGGCCTGCTTGCCTGCATTGAGCGCCTATTCGACCGAGATGGGCCAGAACCGCGAGCTGTTCCAAGCCTTCGAAGCCCTGGCCCATAGCCCGCAAGTCGCCGATTTTGATCAGGCACAAAAAACCATTCTCGAGCACTCGCTGCGTGATTTCCGTCTGTCGGGCATTGATCTGCCGCCAGCCGAGCAAAAGCGCTACGCCGAAGTGCAGAGCAAGCTGTCGGAACTTGGCAGCAAGTTTTCCAACCAGCTGCTGGATGCGACCCAGGCCTGGACCAAACACATCACCGACGAAGCTGCACTGGCGGGCCTGACTGAGTCGGCCAAGGCGCAAATGGCGGCAGCCGCACAGGCCAAAGGCCTTGATGGCTGGCTGATCAGCCTGGAGTTCCCGAGCTACTTCCCGGTCATGACCTACGCCGAAGACCGCGCCCTGCGCGAAGAAGTTTACGCCGCGTACTGCACCCGCGCCTCGGACCAGGGCCCGAATGCCGGCAAGTTCGACAACGGTCCGGTGATGGAAGAAATCCTCGACCTGCGTCAGGAACTGGCCGGGCTCCTGGGTTTTGCCAGCTTTGCCGAACTGAGCCTGGCCACCAAAATGGCTGAAACCCCGGATCAGGTACTGACCTTCCTGCGCGACCTTGCCAAGCGCAGCAAACCTTTTGCTGCCCGCGATCTGGAGCAGCTGCAAGCCTACGCTGCCGAGCAGGGCTGCCCGGAGCTGAAAAGCTGGGACAGCGGGTTCTTTGGCGAGAAGTTGCGTGAGCAACGTTACAGCGTGTCCCAGGAAGCGCTGCGGGTTTACTTCCCGATCGACAAGGTACTGGGCGGCCTGTTTGCCATTGTGCAGAAGCTGTACGGCATCGAAATCGCTGAAATCAAGGGTTTTGACACCTGGCACCCGGACGTTCGCCTGTTCGAAATCAAGGAAAACGGCCAGCACATCGGGCGTTTCTTCTTTGACCTCTATGCCCGCGCCAACAAGCGTGGCGGCGCATGGATGGACGGCGCCCGTGATCGTCGCCGCACCGCTGCCGGCACCCTGCAAAACCCGGTAGCCAATCTGGTGTGCAACTTCACCCCGGCAGTTGCGGGCAAGCCTGCGCTGCTGACCCACGATGAAGTCACCACCCTGTTCCACGAGTTCGGCCACGGCCTGCACCACATGCTGACCGAGATCGAACATGCGGGCGTATCCGGCATCAACGGCGTGGCATGGGATGCGGTCGAGCTGCCGAGCCAGTTCATGGAGAACTGGTGCTGGGAGCCTGAAGGCCTGGCGCTGATTTCCGGTCACTACGAAACCGGTGAAGCCCTGCCCAAGGACCTGCTGGACAAGATGCTCGCGGCCAAGAACTTCCAGTCCGGGCTGATGATGGTTCGCCAGCTGGAATTCTCGCTGTTCGACTTCGAACTGCACGCCACCCACGGCGATGGCCGCAGCGTGGCGCAGGTGCTGGACGGCATCCGCGACGAGGTCTCGGTCATGCGTCCACCGGCCTACAACCGCTTCCCGAACAGCTTCGCGCATATCTTTGCCGGCGGTTACGCGGCGGGTTATTACAGCTACAAATGGGCTGAAGTGTTGTCGGCGGATGCGTTCTCGCGCTTTGAAGAAGAAGGCGTGTTCAACCCGCACACCGGCAAGGCTTTCCGTCAGGCCATTCTGGCCCGGGGCGGTTCGCTGGCACCGATGGAGTTGTTCAAGGACTTCCGTGGCCGTGAGCCTTCGATTGACGCGTTGCTGCGTCACAGCGGTCTGACCGAGGACGCGGCAGCATGA
- a CDS encoding YheV family putative zinc ribbon protein — MSDAPVNVTKKRFIAGAVCPACSEPDKLMMWNEDEVPHRECVACGYSDTLNEQGLSVPKELGTRVNVSALKKAPDPKVQAVQFFPNPKLKKPQ, encoded by the coding sequence ATGAGTGATGCACCGGTGAACGTGACCAAAAAACGCTTTATCGCCGGGGCTGTCTGCCCGGCGTGCAGCGAGCCTGACAAGTTGATGATGTGGAACGAAGATGAAGTGCCGCACCGCGAATGCGTGGCCTGCGGTTACTCGGACACGTTGAATGAACAAGGCCTGTCGGTGCCCAAGGAATTGGGTACGCGGGTGAATGTTTCAGCCCTGAAAAAAGCCCCGGACCCCAAGGTTCAGGCGGTACAGTTTTTTCCGAATCCTAAGCTGAAAAAACCGCAATAA
- a CDS encoding sulfate/molybdate ABC transporter ATP-binding protein — MSIEVRNVSKNFNAFKALNSINLDIHSGELVALLGPSGCGKTTLLRIIAGLETPDEGSIVFHGEDVSGHDVRDRNVGFVFQHYALFRHMTVFDNVAFGLRMKPKKERPSETRIAEKVHELLNMVQLDWLSDRYPEQLSGGQRQRIALARALAVEPKVLLLDEPFGALDAKVRKELRRWLARLHEDINLTSVFVTHDQEEAMEVADRIVVMNKGVIEQIGSPGEVYENPASDFVYHFLGDSNRLHIGEDQHLLFRPHEVSLSRHELEDHHGAEVRDIRPLGATTRVTLKVEGQSELIEVEVVKDHDSLTDLARGQTLFFKPKVWQKG, encoded by the coding sequence ATGTCGATCGAAGTCCGTAACGTCAGCAAGAACTTCAATGCCTTCAAGGCCCTGAACAGCATCAATCTGGACATCCACAGCGGCGAACTGGTGGCCTTGCTCGGCCCTTCCGGCTGCGGCAAAACCACCTTGCTGCGCATCATCGCCGGCCTGGAAACCCCGGACGAAGGCAGCATCGTGTTCCACGGTGAAGATGTCTCCGGCCACGATGTCCGCGATCGCAACGTCGGTTTCGTGTTCCAGCATTACGCCTTGTTCCGCCACATGACGGTGTTCGACAACGTCGCCTTCGGCCTGCGCATGAAGCCGAAAAAAGAACGCCCGAGCGAAACCCGCATCGCCGAAAAAGTCCACGAACTGCTGAACATGGTGCAACTGGACTGGTTGTCCGACCGTTACCCGGAGCAGTTGTCCGGCGGTCAGCGCCAGCGTATCGCCCTGGCCCGCGCCCTGGCGGTGGAACCCAAGGTACTGTTGCTGGACGAACCGTTCGGCGCGCTTGATGCCAAGGTCCGTAAAGAGCTGCGCCGCTGGTTGGCGCGCCTGCACGAAGACATCAACCTGACTTCGGTATTCGTGACCCACGACCAGGAAGAAGCGATGGAAGTCGCCGACCGTATCGTGGTCATGAACAAGGGCGTGATCGAACAGATCGGCTCACCGGGCGAAGTTTACGAAAACCCGGCCAGCGACTTCGTTTACCACTTCCTGGGCGACTCCAACCGTCTGCACATCGGTGAAGACCAGCACCTGCTGTTCCGTCCGCACGAAGTGTCGCTGTCGCGTCACGAACTCGAAGACCATCATGGCGCCGAGGTACGCGACATTCGCCCGTTGGGTGCGACCACCCGGGTGACGTTGAAGGTTGAGGGGCAAAGCGAGCTGATCGAAGTTGAAGTGGTCAAGGACCACGACAGCCTGACCGATCTGGCCCGTGGCCAGACGTTGTTCTTCAAGCCCAAAGTATGGCAGAAGGGCTAA
- the cysW gene encoding sulfate ABC transporter permease subunit CysW translates to MSNSTLSASSVANAARRGSPLSRRLLIGFGWLFFTLFLLLPLLIVVSQGLKMGVGTFLDAILEPDALSALKLTIIAVVISVPLNVVFGVSAAWCVSKYSFRGKSILVTLIDLPFSVSPVIAGLVYVLMFGAQGFFGPWLQDHDIQIVFALPGIVLATIFVTVPFVARELIPLMQEQGTQEEEAARLLGANGWQMFWHVTVPNIKWGLIYGVVLCTARAMGEFGAVSVVSGHIRGVTNTLPLHVEILYNEYNHVAAFAVATLLLILALFILLLKQWSESRINRLRASAAEE, encoded by the coding sequence ATGTCCAACTCAACACTGAGCGCCTCATCCGTAGCCAACGCCGCCCGCCGTGGCAGCCCGCTGTCGCGACGCCTGCTGATCGGCTTCGGATGGCTGTTTTTCACCCTGTTCCTGTTGCTGCCACTGCTGATCGTGGTGTCCCAGGGTTTGAAAATGGGAGTCGGCACGTTCCTCGACGCCATCCTCGAACCCGACGCCCTGTCAGCCCTCAAGCTGACCATCATTGCCGTGGTGATTTCGGTACCGCTGAACGTGGTATTCGGCGTCAGCGCGGCCTGGTGCGTGAGCAAATACAGCTTCCGCGGCAAAAGCATTCTGGTCACCCTGATTGACCTGCCGTTCTCGGTATCGCCGGTCATCGCCGGTCTGGTCTACGTGCTGATGTTCGGCGCCCAGGGCTTCTTCGGCCCATGGCTGCAAGACCACGACATCCAGATCGTCTTCGCGCTGCCCGGTATCGTGCTGGCGACCATCTTCGTCACCGTGCCCTTCGTGGCCCGTGAGCTGATCCCGCTGATGCAGGAGCAGGGCACTCAAGAGGAAGAAGCCGCACGCCTGCTGGGCGCCAATGGCTGGCAGATGTTCTGGCACGTGACCGTGCCCAATATCAAATGGGGCCTGATCTACGGTGTGGTGCTGTGTACTGCACGGGCGATGGGCGAGTTTGGCGCGGTGTCGGTGGTATCCGGGCACATTCGCGGGGTGACCAACACCCTGCCGCTGCACGTCGAGATCCTCTACAACGAGTACAACCACGTTGCCGCCTTCGCTGTGGCCACCCTGTTGCTGATCCTGGCGCTCTTCATCCTGCTGCTCAAGCAGTGGAGCGAATCCCGTATTAACCGCCTGCGCGCCAGCGCCGCGGAGGAATAA
- the cysT gene encoding sulfate ABC transporter permease subunit CysT, with translation MSRRISPVIPGFGLTLGYTLVYLSLIVLIPLAAMFVHAAQLTWDQFWAIITAPRVLAALQLSFGTAFFAAIINGVIGTVLAWVLVRYTFPGRKIIDAMIDLPFALPTAVAGIALTALYAPNGWIGQFAADLGFKIAYTPMGITLALTFVTLPFVVRTVQPVLADIPREIEEAAACLGAKPLQVFRYILVPALLPAWLTGFALAFARGVGEYGSVIFIAGNMPFKTEILPLLIMVKLDQYDYTGATAIGVMMLVVSFVLLLVINLIQRRIEKP, from the coding sequence ATGTCACGTCGTATCTCCCCCGTCATACCCGGCTTCGGGCTGACGCTGGGTTACACCTTGGTGTACCTCAGCCTCATCGTGCTTATTCCTCTGGCGGCGATGTTTGTACATGCCGCACAACTGACCTGGGACCAGTTCTGGGCCATCATCACTGCCCCAAGAGTACTGGCTGCACTGCAGCTGAGCTTTGGAACCGCCTTTTTTGCCGCCATTATCAACGGCGTGATCGGTACCGTACTGGCCTGGGTGCTGGTGCGTTATACCTTCCCCGGACGCAAGATCATCGATGCCATGATCGACCTGCCATTTGCCTTGCCGACCGCAGTGGCGGGCATTGCGCTGACCGCGCTATATGCCCCCAACGGCTGGATCGGCCAGTTCGCCGCTGACCTGGGCTTCAAAATCGCCTACACCCCGATGGGTATCACCCTGGCACTGACCTTCGTCACCCTGCCGTTTGTGGTCCGCACCGTGCAGCCCGTGCTGGCGGACATCCCGCGTGAAATCGAAGAAGCCGCCGCCTGCCTGGGCGCCAAGCCGCTGCAAGTGTTCCGCTACATTCTGGTGCCGGCCTTGTTGCCCGCCTGGTTGACCGGTTTCGCCCTGGCCTTCGCCCGCGGCGTCGGTGAGTACGGCTCGGTGATTTTCATCGCCGGCAACATGCCGTTCAAAACTGAAATCCTGCCGTTGCTGATCATGGTCAAGCTGGACCAATACGACTACACCGGCGCCACTGCCATTGGCGTGATGATGCTGGTGGTTTCCTTCGTTTTGCTGCTGGTGATCAACTTGATCCAGCGGCGCATCGAAAAACCGTGA
- a CDS encoding sulfate ABC transporter substrate-binding protein, which produces MSLRRYALAALASAIFAGSAVAKDYELLNVSYDPTRELYQDYNAEFTNFWKAAHPGDNVKIQQSHGGSGKQARGVIDGLRADVVTLALAGDIDEIAKLNKGSLPENWQTRLPDASTPYTSTIVFLVRKGNPKGIKDWNDLTKDGVSVITPNPKTSGGARWNFLAAYAYGLKANGGDEEKAKQYLKTLFKHVPVLDTGARGSTITFVNNGQGDVLLAWENEAFLALKEDGGADKFDIVVPSLSILAEPPVAVVDKNADKKGNAEIAKAYLEHLYSPAGQEIAAKNFYRPRDEKVAAKYAAQFPKLELVTIDKDFGGWKTAQPKFFNDGGVFDQIYQAQ; this is translated from the coding sequence ATGTCCCTACGCCGTTACGCTTTGGCCGCGCTGGCCAGTGCCATTTTTGCTGGCTCCGCTGTAGCCAAAGATTACGAACTGCTCAACGTTTCCTACGATCCGACCCGTGAGCTGTACCAGGATTACAACGCTGAATTCACCAATTTCTGGAAAGCCGCACATCCTGGCGACAACGTCAAAATCCAACAATCCCACGGTGGCTCGGGCAAACAGGCACGTGGCGTAATCGACGGCCTGCGCGCTGACGTCGTAACCCTGGCCCTGGCCGGTGACATCGACGAAATAGCCAAACTCAACAAGGGCTCGCTGCCGGAAAACTGGCAAACCCGCCTGCCGGACGCCAGCACCCCGTACACCTCGACCATCGTGTTTCTGGTGCGCAAGGGCAACCCTAAAGGGATCAAGGACTGGAACGACCTGACCAAAGACGGTGTTTCAGTGATTACCCCAAACCCTAAAACCAGCGGCGGCGCACGCTGGAACTTCCTGGCTGCCTACGCGTATGGCCTTAAAGCCAACGGTGGCGACGAGGAAAAAGCCAAGCAATACCTCAAAACACTGTTCAAGCACGTACCGGTTCTGGATACCGGCGCACGCGGCTCGACCATCACGTTCGTCAACAACGGTCAGGGTGACGTGCTGTTGGCGTGGGAAAACGAAGCCTTCCTGGCCCTGAAAGAAGACGGCGGCGCCGACAAATTCGATATCGTCGTACCGTCATTGTCGATTCTGGCCGAACCGCCAGTGGCCGTAGTCGACAAAAACGCAGACAAAAAAGGCAACGCCGAGATCGCCAAAGCGTACCTCGAGCACCTGTACAGCCCGGCGGGTCAAGAAATAGCCGCGAAGAACTTCTACCGTCCCCGTGACGAAAAAGTCGCGGCCAAATACGCAGCGCAGTTTCCGAAACTGGAACTTGTGACTATCGACAAAGACTTCGGCGGCTGGAAAACTGCGCAGCCGAAATTTTTCAATGACGGTGGCGTGTTCGACCAGATCTACCAGGCGCAATAA
- the oscA gene encoding sulfur starvation response protein OscA, whose product MSASLRSVDGQDEATILREIQSALRDLRFGAVEITVHNAQVVQIERKEKFRLQNPGQKNN is encoded by the coding sequence ATGAGCGCATCTCTGCGTAGCGTTGACGGTCAGGACGAAGCCACCATTCTGCGGGAAATCCAGAGCGCGCTTCGAGACCTGCGCTTTGGTGCTGTGGAAATCACGGTGCATAACGCTCAAGTGGTTCAAATCGAACGTAAAGAGAAATTCCGTTTGCAGAACCCCGGTCAGAAAAACAACTGA
- a CDS encoding TIGR02647 family protein, protein MSFTPELVAELEVLAQFSLDSSQEGLKVHQTADKTLVAAAKRLHEKDLITQPDGGYLTSLGRDAVENVQTLLTILTTKPFVAVPIAELA, encoded by the coding sequence ATGTCGTTTACCCCTGAGTTGGTTGCCGAACTGGAAGTCCTCGCACAATTTAGTCTGGACAGTTCCCAGGAGGGTTTGAAAGTCCATCAAACCGCGGATAAAACGCTGGTTGCCGCTGCCAAGCGTCTTCATGAAAAAGATCTGATTACTCAGCCTGATGGTGGCTACCTCACGAGCCTGGGACGTGATGCAGTTGAAAATGTGCAAACACTGTTGACGATTCTGACCACCAAGCCTTTTGTAGCCGTACCCATAGCAGAGCTTGCCTGA
- the rnk gene encoding nucleoside diphosphate kinase regulator has product MSTPTPLILTRLDVQRLEQLIDSLPETTPGIAALQAELDRAETIVGHEEVPAGVVTMNSRVHCREESSGKDYRLTLVYPKDANADEGKISILAPVGSALLGLQVGQHINWPAPGGKTLKLELLEVEYQPKAPADFNA; this is encoded by the coding sequence ATGAGCACCCCAACCCCACTCATCCTCACCCGCCTGGACGTTCAGCGTCTTGAGCAACTTATCGACAGCCTGCCGGAAACAACTCCCGGCATAGCTGCTTTGCAAGCTGAACTCGATCGCGCCGAAACCATCGTCGGCCACGAAGAAGTGCCTGCTGGTGTTGTGACCATGAACTCGCGTGTCCATTGCCGCGAAGAAAGCAGTGGCAAGGACTACCGACTGACCCTGGTTTACCCCAAGGACGCCAACGCTGATGAAGGCAAGATCTCGATTCTGGCCCCCGTCGGCAGCGCTCTGCTGGGACTACAAGTGGGTCAGCACATAAACTGGCCGGCGCCGGGTGGCAAAACCCTCAAGCTCGAACTGCTCGAAGTGGAATACCAGCCAAAAGCCCCTGCCGACTTTAACGCTTAA
- a CDS encoding DUF1289 domain-containing protein, whose protein sequence is MTAAAKPAKPLYSNISPAVASPCISTCRLDEHKVCLGCFRHVEDIREWRSADDQRRRVICEQARQRRMPGH, encoded by the coding sequence GTGACCGCTGCTGCTAAACCCGCCAAACCCCTGTACAGCAATATCAGTCCGGCAGTGGCGTCGCCATGTATCAGCACTTGCCGGCTGGATGAACACAAAGTTTGTCTGGGCTGCTTTCGTCACGTTGAAGATATTCGCGAGTGGCGCTCGGCAGACGACCAGCGGCGCAGGGTAATTTGCGAACAGGCCCGGCAACGTCGCATGCCAGGCCACTGA
- the cyaY gene encoding iron donor protein CyaY, with protein MSLTEARFHDLVDATQENLEEIFDNCDLDVDLENSAGVLTVKFENGKALIFSRQAPLLQLWLAAPDGGFHFDYDEKLSMWKCDKNDELLSEMVENLTKEHAGVELEFDEI; from the coding sequence ATGAGTTTGACTGAAGCCCGTTTTCACGATCTGGTCGATGCAACCCAGGAAAATCTGGAAGAGATCTTCGACAACTGCGATCTGGATGTTGATCTGGAGAACTCGGCCGGGGTTCTTACGGTCAAGTTCGAGAATGGCAAAGCGCTGATTTTCAGCCGCCAGGCACCCCTGCTTCAACTCTGGCTCGCCGCTCCCGATGGCGGCTTTCACTTCGATTACGATGAAAAACTCAGCATGTGGAAATGCGATAAAAACGACGAATTGCTCAGCGAGATGGTTGAAAACCTGACCAAGGAACACGCTGGTGTTGAACTGGAATTTGATGAGATCTGA
- the lptM gene encoding LPS translocon maturation chaperone LptM, with protein sequence MKRLISSIAALVAVACLVSACGQKGPLYLPDDSQNPADQAKSSQSQAHKHQ encoded by the coding sequence ATGAAGCGCCTGATCTCTTCTATTGCTGCGCTCGTCGCGGTCGCCTGCCTTGTTTCTGCCTGTGGTCAAAAAGGTCCGCTGTATCTGCCCGATGACAGTCAAAACCCCGCCGACCAGGCGAAATCGTCGCAATCGCAAGCGCACAAGCACCAATAA
- the lysA gene encoding diaminopimelate decarboxylase, with translation MDAFNYRDGELFAEGVALTAIAERFGTPTYVYSRAHIEAQYNAFADALDGMPHLVCFAVKANSNLGVLNVLARLGAGFDIVSRGELERVLAAGGSADKIVFSGVGKTRDDMRRALEVGVHCFNVESTDELERLQVVAAELGVRAPISLRVNPDVDAGTHPYISTGLKENKFGIAIADAEDVYIRAAQLPNLEVVGVDCHIGSQLTTLEPFIDALDRLLALVDRLGDCGIYLRHIDLGGGLGVRYRDEEPPLAGDYIKAVRERIDGRDLALVFEPGRFIVANAGVLLTQVEYLKHTEHKDFAIVDAAMNDLIRPALYQAWMDVTAVRPRDTQARAYDIVGPICETGDFLAKDRQLALAEGDLLAVHSAGAYGFVMSSNYNTRGRAAEILVDGDQAFEVRRRETVAELFAGESLLPE, from the coding sequence ATGGACGCTTTTAACTATCGGGACGGCGAGCTGTTCGCCGAAGGTGTTGCGCTGACGGCCATTGCCGAGCGCTTTGGCACTCCGACCTACGTTTATTCCCGGGCGCACATCGAGGCGCAATACAACGCTTTTGCCGATGCACTGGACGGCATGCCGCACCTGGTGTGCTTCGCGGTCAAGGCCAACTCCAACCTGGGTGTGCTCAATGTCCTGGCGCGTCTGGGCGCCGGTTTCGACATCGTGTCCCGTGGTGAGCTTGAGCGTGTACTGGCCGCTGGCGGCTCGGCAGACAAGATCGTGTTTTCCGGTGTCGGCAAGACCCGCGACGACATGCGTCGCGCCCTGGAAGTGGGCGTTCACTGTTTCAACGTCGAATCCACCGACGAGCTGGAGCGCCTGCAAGTGGTGGCCGCCGAGCTGGGCGTTCGTGCGCCGATTTCGCTGCGGGTCAACCCGGACGTCGATGCGGGCACCCACCCGTATATCTCCACGGGCCTCAAGGAAAACAAGTTCGGCATCGCCATTGCCGATGCCGAAGATGTGTACATCCGTGCCGCCCAGTTGCCGAACCTCGAAGTGGTGGGTGTCGATTGCCATATCGGTTCGCAACTGACCACCCTCGAACCTTTCATCGATGCCCTCGACCGCCTGCTGGCGCTGGTTGATCGCCTGGGCGATTGCGGCATCTATCTGCGTCACATCGACCTCGGTGGTGGCCTGGGCGTGCGTTACCGCGATGAAGAGCCGCCGCTGGCCGGTGATTACATCAAGGCCGTGCGCGAGCGCATCGACGGTCGTGATCTGGCGCTGGTATTTGAGCCGGGCCGGTTCATTGTGGCCAACGCGGGCGTGCTCTTGACTCAGGTTGAGTACCTCAAGCACACCGAGCACAAAGACTTTGCCATCGTCGATGCGGCCATGAACGACCTGATTCGCCCGGCGCTGTACCAGGCCTGGATGGACGTGACAGCGGTTCGCCCGCGTGACACTCAGGCCCGTGCTTACGACATCGTGGGGCCGATCTGCGAAACCGGCGACTTCCTGGCCAAAGATCGCCAGCTGGCGTTGGCCGAGGGTGATTTGCTGGCGGTGCATTCAGCCGGCGCATATGGTTTTGTAATGAGCTCGAACTACAACACCCGTGGTCGCGCCGCCGAGATTCTGGTGGATGGTGATCAGGCGTTTGAAGTTCGCCGCCGCGAGACTGTAGCCGAGTTGTTTGCCGGCGAAAGCCTGCTGCCGGAGTAA
- the dapF gene encoding diaminopimelate epimerase translates to MLLRFTKMHGLGNDFMVLDLVSQHAHILPKHAKQWGDRHTGVGFDQLLLVEAPSNPEVDFRYRIFNADGSEVEQCGNGARCFARFVLDKRLTTKRQFKVETKGGIIELNVRSDGQISVDMGPPRLVPEEIPFIADAQALSYELDVDGQRVDVAAVSMGNPHAVLRVDDINAAPVHELGPKIEHHPRFPARVNVGFLHVIDRQRGQLRVWERGAGETQACGTGACAAAVAAISQGWMDSPLILDLPGGRLSIEWAGPGHSVIMTGPAMRVYEGQVRL, encoded by the coding sequence ATGTTGCTGCGTTTTACTAAAATGCACGGCCTGGGCAATGACTTCATGGTTCTCGACCTGGTCAGCCAGCACGCGCATATTTTGCCCAAACATGCCAAGCAATGGGGTGACCGGCACACGGGGGTCGGTTTCGATCAACTGTTGCTGGTTGAAGCACCCAGCAATCCGGAGGTGGACTTCCGCTATCGGATCTTCAACGCCGACGGCTCCGAAGTTGAGCAGTGCGGCAACGGTGCGCGCTGCTTCGCGCGCTTTGTGCTCGACAAGCGTTTGACCACCAAGCGCCAGTTCAAGGTTGAAACCAAAGGCGGCATCATCGAACTGAATGTGCGCAGCGATGGGCAGATCAGTGTCGACATGGGCCCGCCGCGGCTGGTCCCGGAAGAGATTCCGTTCATTGCTGACGCCCAGGCGTTGAGCTACGAACTGGATGTCGACGGCCAGCGTGTTGACGTGGCAGCCGTCTCGATGGGCAACCCGCATGCGGTGCTGCGCGTCGACGATATCAATGCTGCACCGGTGCATGAACTGGGGCCAAAAATTGAACATCACCCGCGCTTTCCGGCGCGGGTCAATGTCGGCTTTTTGCACGTGATAGATCGCCAGCGCGGGCAACTGCGGGTCTGGGAGCGTGGTGCCGGGGAAACCCAGGCCTGCGGTACCGGTGCCTGTGCCGCGGCCGTAGCGGCGATCAGTCAGGGCTGGATGGACTCGCCGTTGATTCTGGATTTGCCCGGCGGACGCCTGTCCATCGAGTGGGCAGGACCAGGCCATTCGGTGATCATGACCGGCCCGGCGATGCGTGTTTACGAAGGACAAGTCCGTTTATGA